The proteins below come from a single candidate division WOR-3 bacterium genomic window:
- a CDS encoding tetratricopeptide repeat protein → MSQDENYQIAFKEASYFNRRGIYYFRRGEFKKAIANFTKGLELSPKWAVLYSNRGQVYLETGKFDQAIMDFSYAIALEPNEAEFYTNRGVAYNAKEQFEFAIQDFTKALELDPDFAVAMANLGLTYARIGDKEQARYWCEEALKRKKNLSRDLVLLIKIYIRGL, encoded by the coding sequence ATGAGCCAAGATGAGAACTATCAGATAGCTTTTAAGGAGGCTAGTTATTTTAATCGACGAGGGATCTATTATTTTCGGCGGGGTGAATTTAAGAAAGCGATTGCGAATTTTACTAAGGGGCTTGAGCTATCCCCCAAATGGGCGGTGCTTTATAGTAATCGCGGTCAGGTGTATTTAGAAACTGGTAAGTTTGACCAGGCGATTATGGACTTTTCTTATGCGATTGCCTTAGAGCCTAACGAGGCTGAGTTTTATACCAACCGCGGGGTTGCTTACAATGCCAAAGAACAGTTTGAATTTGCTATTCAGGATTTTACTAAGGCTCTGGAGCTTGATCCCGATTTTGCCGTGGCGATGGCGAATTTGGGGCTTACTTATGCCCGGATTGGCGATAAAGAGCAGGCGCGGTATTGGTGTGAAGAGGCCCTGAAACGCAAGAAAAACTTGTCGCGAGATTTGGTTTTACTGATAAAAATTTACATCCGCGGGTTATAA
- a CDS encoding M6 family metalloprotease domain-containing protein: MKPANVRNKLFIFLMITFGVIWAMPPRPGLKLPPTDYQEMLNLGINVIKDPIRDPDKKGIYNKPGDVVPLITGTKHFPVVLIKFPDYSNQYSVANFQAMLFSDTWSSGSAKKYYQEVSYGMFTLSGTVYGWYTSDSNKASYGRSNGFQKAAELAKEAAQKADAVINYALYDNDGDGFVDCFTCVHAGFGYEETGDDTDIHSHSWSFSSALIGIYTTNDPDPNHPGQYIKIDQYVIDPERSYYSNRNTMVTIGVFCHEWGHALGLPDLYDTDQNDNGNGLGFWCLMAAGSWGGNGYTPWYPVHLSAWAKMELGWLNPTAVRRIGYYTIPQVETISKAYWLIGRQRTFKEYFLVENRRKTRFDVNLPGQGLLIYHIDDSVIASRRWSNNINGGNGWKYGVALEQADGLDELYIGTDNGDGGDPFPGTTNNTRFDSSTTTPNSKTNYPTSSPLVTGILAKNIPASSPVVSCSLLSGVRGAFMSSVDAGGYYWIDSDTTGGPAYNWIDITQTGTALGTGDDARYWFRLPFSFNFYGTYYDTVWVSTNGWISFGSNPGTNAPTNTQIPSTTSPNRAVYVFWDDLNVSSSDGGNIYYQIFGSAPNRYAVITWHEVRNKNSPYTYNRMSFQVILYEDGRIVMQYKDCAVGDSLYNWGRNATIGIENANGTIGLQYLYNGTPAGNLVTNERAIQFAKAIKDVAVMAIEQPTGSFDSTGAIVPRVRVANNGLTQETFSANLKIGTSYSSVRTKTLNPGAQDTILFTSWTPLRGSYLVKCSLYLANDAVPANDTMSTSIVVGVSDVELVSINYPTGIIDSGPLIYPRVTVKNHSVSAKTFNITFKVSNNYTNTRSKTLASNAQDTVNFSLWTGSRGPYTTRCSLYLANDVYRRNDTLSGSFTLQVHDVGVVSIVQPTDSVDRGDLQPKATIRNYGSVPEAFYTFFKIYNSTGSLVYLDSVYINNLNPSTQTTRTFRSFIFQVGSYQMRCSTALANDANPSNNVKFKTIYVRYTPPWVRKRDVPVGPSSKPVSYGGALVAGDGKVYLLKGNNTREFFVYNPDTDSWTLLESIPFISDSSRKKVNKGAVLAYNNHANPDVIYATKGNNTLEFWMYDTENDTWIPKAPVPVSYPVKKVKGGAALVYLKRGNNQYVYLLKGNNTNEFYCYHCQADTWITNLRRPPLGPYLKAYKDGSCMTVGYNNYLYLLKGGATINEFYAYVPSGDSWITLETLPRYSRLLNKATKVKDGAAICYDGDSLLYVIKGGGKQDFWCYNAIRHTWKELDTIPKAPSNKAPKSGSALAFLDDKIYLIKGNRTYEFWRYIPGISDVPLAYPMVVPNLTIEQPSKLNHTGKVHAITDWSNRNLLLRLSLDQTSQVQVNLYNSAGQLVRKVLHTELGRGNYELAIAKAELSAGVYLVKCQINGTTYQYKWTLR, encoded by the coding sequence ATGAAGCCAGCAAATGTAAGAAACAAGCTTTTTATATTTTTAATGATTACATTCGGTGTAATTTGGGCAATGCCCCCCAGACCGGGCCTAAAGCTCCCACCAACTGATTATCAAGAGATGCTAAATTTAGGGATCAATGTAATTAAAGACCCGATAAGAGATCCGGATAAAAAAGGCATCTATAATAAGCCCGGTGATGTGGTCCCATTGATTACTGGTACCAAACACTTCCCAGTCGTCTTGATTAAGTTTCCTGACTACTCAAATCAATATTCTGTGGCTAATTTTCAAGCGATGCTTTTCTCGGATACCTGGTCTTCCGGTTCTGCTAAGAAGTATTATCAAGAAGTTTCCTACGGTATGTTTACTTTAAGCGGCACCGTGTATGGCTGGTACACTTCCGATAGTAACAAGGCATCTTATGGTCGGTCCAATGGTTTTCAAAAAGCCGCAGAGTTAGCCAAAGAAGCGGCCCAAAAAGCCGATGCGGTGATAAATTACGCTTTATACGATAATGATGGTGATGGATTTGTGGACTGTTTTACCTGTGTCCATGCCGGATTCGGTTATGAAGAAACCGGCGATGACACTGATATTCATTCCCATAGTTGGAGCTTTTCGAGCGCGTTAATCGGCATTTATACAACTAACGATCCCGATCCCAATCATCCCGGACAATATATCAAAATTGATCAATATGTCATAGATCCGGAACGAAGCTATTACTCAAACAGAAACACCATGGTTACAATTGGGGTATTTTGCCATGAATGGGGTCATGCCTTAGGATTACCAGATTTATATGATACCGATCAAAATGATAATGGCAACGGTTTAGGCTTTTGGTGCTTGATGGCTGCCGGCTCGTGGGGCGGCAACGGTTATACGCCGTGGTATCCGGTTCATCTTTCGGCCTGGGCTAAAATGGAGTTAGGGTGGTTAAACCCGACCGCGGTTCGAAGAATTGGTTATTATACAATTCCCCAAGTCGAGACAATATCAAAGGCTTATTGGCTAATCGGTCGGCAACGGACTTTTAAGGAGTATTTTTTAGTTGAGAATCGACGTAAAACTAGATTTGATGTTAATTTGCCCGGCCAAGGATTACTAATCTATCATATTGATGATTCAGTGATCGCAAGCCGAAGGTGGAGCAATAATATCAACGGCGGTAATGGTTGGAAATATGGCGTTGCCTTAGAACAAGCTGATGGCTTAGATGAACTTTATATTGGCACAGATAATGGTGATGGTGGCGATCCGTTCCCGGGCACGACTAATAATACCCGTTTTGATAGTAGCACAACTACTCCCAATTCTAAAACCAATTATCCCACCAGTTCACCATTGGTGACCGGTATTTTAGCCAAGAATATACCAGCATCTTCACCAGTGGTGTCGTGTTCCTTATTATCAGGGGTGCGCGGAGCTTTCATGAGTTCGGTTGATGCCGGCGGTTATTATTGGATCGATTCCGATACCACAGGCGGGCCGGCCTACAACTGGATTGATATTACTCAGACCGGCACAGCCCTTGGTACAGGTGATGACGCCAGATATTGGTTCCGGCTGCCGTTTAGTTTTAATTTTTATGGGACGTATTATGATACGGTCTGGGTTTCAACAAATGGTTGGATAAGTTTTGGCTCTAATCCTGGGACTAATGCTCCAACAAACACTCAGATACCATCAACTACATCACCCAATCGGGCAGTTTATGTGTTCTGGGACGATTTAAATGTCAGTAGCAGTGATGGTGGAAATATTTATTATCAGATATTTGGTTCGGCACCTAACCGGTATGCCGTAATTACATGGCACGAGGTGCGCAACAAAAATAGCCCCTATACTTACAATCGGATGTCCTTCCAAGTAATTCTTTACGAGGATGGTAGAATTGTCATGCAGTATAAAGATTGTGCGGTCGGTGATTCGCTTTATAACTGGGGACGAAATGCCACGATTGGTATTGAAAATGCCAATGGCACTATTGGTCTGCAATATTTATATAATGGCACGCCAGCTGGAAATTTAGTAACTAATGAACGAGCCATACAATTTGCCAAGGCAATTAAAGATGTTGCCGTGATGGCTATTGAGCAGCCAACTGGAAGTTTTGACTCCACCGGTGCCATTGTGCCCCGAGTTCGAGTTGCCAATAATGGTTTAACCCAAGAAACTTTTAGCGCCAACTTGAAAATTGGCACCAGCTATAGTAGTGTTCGGACCAAGACCTTAAATCCTGGAGCCCAAGATACCATATTGTTTACCAGTTGGACGCCCCTGCGGGGTAGTTATCTGGTGAAATGTAGTCTCTATTTGGCTAATGATGCGGTGCCGGCTAATGATACAATGTCAACTTCAATTGTTGTTGGGGTATCAGATGTCGAGCTGGTCTCGATTAACTATCCGACTGGAATTATCGACTCTGGTCCGCTGATCTATCCTAGGGTCACGGTGAAAAATCACAGTGTAAGTGCTAAGACTTTTAATATTACTTTTAAGGTCAGTAATAATTATACCAACACGCGCAGTAAGACCCTAGCCAGTAATGCCCAGGATACTGTAAACTTTAGCTTATGGACAGGGTCTAGGGGACCGTATACCACACGGTGTAGCCTATATCTGGCGAATGATGTTTACCGACGTAATGATACCCTTAGCGGCAGCTTTACTCTACAAGTCCATGATGTTGGAGTAGTCTCGATCGTTCAGCCGACTGATTCCGTTGATCGAGGTGATCTCCAACCCAAAGCCACAATTCGAAATTATGGTTCAGTGCCTGAAGCCTTTTATACATTCTTTAAGATTTATAATAGCACCGGAAGTTTGGTCTATTTAGACTCGGTTTATATTAATAACTTAAATCCCAGTACCCAGACTACTAGAACCTTTAGGAGTTTTATCTTCCAGGTCGGCAGTTATCAGATGCGCTGTTCCACAGCCTTAGCTAATGATGCTAATCCTAGCAACAATGTGAAATTTAAGACTATTTATGTGCGCTACACACCGCCTTGGGTCCGAAAGCGTGATGTGCCTGTGGGTCCAAGTAGTAAACCGGTAAGTTATGGCGGAGCTTTGGTTGCCGGTGATGGTAAGGTATATCTCTTAAAGGGTAATAATACCCGAGAGTTCTTTGTATATAATCCGGATACCGACTCTTGGACTTTACTGGAGTCAATTCCGTTTATTAGTGATAGTTCGCGGAAAAAGGTGAATAAAGGCGCGGTCTTGGCTTATAATAACCACGCCAACCCAGATGTAATTTATGCTACTAAAGGTAATAATACTTTAGAGTTCTGGATGTATGACACGGAAAATGACACCTGGATCCCGAAGGCACCGGTGCCGGTAAGTTATCCGGTAAAAAAGGTTAAGGGGGGCGCAGCACTGGTGTATCTGAAACGCGGCAATAACCAGTATGTATATCTCTTAAAAGGCAATAATACCAATGAGTTCTATTGTTATCACTGTCAGGCTGATACTTGGATTACTAACCTGCGTCGGCCACCATTAGGACCATATCTTAAAGCTTATAAAGATGGCAGTTGTATGACAGTTGGTTATAATAATTATCTATATCTCTTAAAAGGTGGAGCGACAATCAACGAGTTTTATGCTTATGTGCCGAGTGGTGATTCCTGGATCACCTTAGAAACCTTGCCACGATATAGCCGATTACTTAACAAGGCCACCAAAGTTAAAGATGGAGCAGCTATATGTTATGATGGGGATAGTCTATTGTATGTGATTAAAGGCGGCGGTAAACAAGACTTCTGGTGCTATAATGCGATCCGTCACACCTGGAAAGAACTGGATACAATACCGAAGGCTCCAAGCAATAAGGCCCCGAAGAGTGGTTCAGCGCTGGCATTCTTAGATGATAAGATTTATCTGATTAAGGGCAATCGAACCTATGAATTCTGGCGCTATATTCCGGGTATATCGGATGTGCCATTGGCGTATCCAATGGTTGTGCCCAATTTAACTATAGAACAGCCATCAAAACTTAATCACACCGGTAAGGTGCACGCTATCACCGATTGGTCAAATCGTAACTTGCTCTTAAGACTCAGCCTAGATCAGACATCTCAGGTTCAGGTTAATCTCTATAATAGTGCCGGGCAATTAGTGCGCAAAGTCTTACATACCGAACTGGGTCGTGGCAATTATGAGCTCGCAATTGCCAAAGCCGAGTTGAGCGCCGGAGTTTATCTGGTAAAATGCCAGATCAACGGTACAACTTATCAGTATAAGTGGACTTTACGATAA
- a CDS encoding anaerobic ribonucleoside-triphosphate reductase activating protein has product MRILGFIETSFVDWDSKLAAVIFVGGCNFKCPFCHNHPLARDLKKLKELDFDKIKKKLSQKKTWLDGVVISGGEPMMHPEIFGLLIELKKLDFRTKIDTNGSFPYPLKEAIELGLVDYVAMDIKTTFDERYDRAIGREAWLEVLLRTVRLLKESGVDYEFRTTMVPGIVTPEDLITILKTIGPVKKYAIQQYAPRNARLKAFRLKKPYPKEDIIQVLPSLKPYAQEVVLRGF; this is encoded by the coding sequence ATGCGCATATTAGGATTTATCGAAACTTCGTTTGTAGACTGGGATAGTAAGCTCGCAGCGGTAATTTTTGTTGGCGGCTGTAATTTTAAGTGTCCGTTCTGCCACAACCATCCATTAGCCCGGGACTTAAAAAAACTTAAAGAGCTAGATTTTGACAAGATCAAAAAGAAGCTTAGCCAGAAAAAAACTTGGCTTGATGGCGTGGTCATTAGTGGCGGCGAACCGATGATGCATCCCGAGATTTTTGGACTGCTAATTGAACTTAAAAAACTGGACTTTCGCACCAAGATTGATACCAATGGTAGTTTTCCTTATCCATTAAAAGAAGCTATCGAGCTTGGTCTAGTAGATTATGTGGCCATGGATATTAAGACTACTTTTGATGAGCGATATGATCGGGCAATTGGTCGGGAGGCTTGGCTTGAGGTGCTGTTAAGGACCGTAAGACTACTTAAAGAATCGGGCGTTGATTATGAATTTCGGACCACCATGGTGCCGGGTATTGTGACCCCTGAGGATCTAATTACCATTCTTAAAACTATCGGGCCGGTAAAAAAGTATGCAATCCAGCAGTATGCGCCGAGGAATGCTCGGCTAAAAGCTTTTAGGCTAAAGAAACCTTATCCTAAAGAAGATATTATTCAGGTTTTACCGAGCCTAAAGCCTTATGCCCAAGAGGTTGTGTTGCGGGGCTTTTAG
- a CDS encoding thioredoxin family protein → MKILLFGKESCPVCKSVQEKLEYYSNKYHPLEIIYYDTDTVDGLTEAAYRSAIDIPTVILVEGENEVRRWVQSAPTFAELDELLARK, encoded by the coding sequence ATGAAAATACTTCTTTTTGGCAAAGAATCTTGTCCAGTGTGTAAAAGTGTGCAAGAAAAACTAGAATACTATAGCAATAAATATCATCCGCTAGAGATCATTTATTATGATACCGACACTGTTGACGGTTTAACCGAGGCGGCCTATCGCAGTGCAATAGATATTCCCACGGTAATCTTAGTTGAGGGCGAGAATGAAGTCCGACGCTGGGTGCAGTCGGCACCAACTTTTGCTGAACTCGACGAACTTCTGGCTCGTAAGTAA
- a CDS encoding aspartate-semialdehyde dehydrogenase: MKVGIIGATGLVGEKLLEILAERNFPVSELKLFASERHIGEKCCFKDQAYEVMPLSEQALKDLDLVFCAASNEIAQEWVPIAQKYSLVIDKSSVFRLQDDVPLVVPEINRHRALEHKNLIASPNCTTIPVVMVLNPLHKVFKLKRVAALTLQSVSGAGRDALQELIYETEVLAYGSEITKEPDSVFSVPIADNIIPQIGNFETDGYTTEELKLINETKKILELNELPISATCIRVPVRVGHCVVLSIEFENEAKPEEVTSVLKNSPGLLVLENNEYPTPQMVCDRDEVFVGRLRKDYSTKNGVVCFVATDNLRKGAALNAVQIAEQVLIKNP; the protein is encoded by the coding sequence ATGAAAGTCGGCATCATTGGTGCCACCGGACTTGTCGGTGAGAAGCTACTTGAGATTTTAGCCGAGCGTAACTTCCCGGTAAGTGAGCTAAAACTCTTTGCTTCAGAACGGCATATAGGCGAAAAGTGTTGTTTTAAAGATCAGGCGTATGAGGTCATGCCGTTAAGTGAACAAGCGTTAAAAGATTTAGACCTAGTTTTCTGTGCTGCAAGCAACGAAATTGCTCAGGAGTGGGTGCCGATTGCCCAAAAGTATAGCTTAGTGATTGATAAATCTAGTGTCTTTCGTTTACAAGACGATGTACCCTTAGTTGTTCCGGAAATCAATCGGCACCGAGCACTGGAACATAAAAATCTCATCGCCAGTCCTAATTGCACGACAATTCCTGTAGTGATGGTGCTTAATCCGCTTCATAAAGTGTTTAAACTGAAGCGCGTCGCTGCGCTGACCTTACAATCGGTCAGCGGCGCTGGTCGTGATGCATTACAAGAATTGATTTATGAGACCGAGGTATTGGCCTACGGTTCAGAAATCACTAAAGAGCCAGACAGTGTCTTTTCAGTGCCGATTGCCGATAATATTATTCCCCAAATCGGAAATTTTGAGACCGACGGTTACACCACTGAGGAGTTAAAATTAATAAACGAAACCAAAAAGATTCTGGAACTTAACGAACTACCTATTAGTGCCACTTGCATTCGAGTACCAGTCAGAGTGGGACATTGTGTGGTATTATCAATCGAATTTGAAAACGAAGCCAAACCTGAAGAAGTTACATCGGTATTAAAGAACTCGCCGGGTCTGCTGGTTTTAGAAAATAACGAGTATCCGACACCCCAAATGGTGTGTGACCGAGATGAAGTTTTTGTCGGGCGGCTAAGAAAAGATTACAGCACCAAAAATGGTGTTGTCTGCTTTGTAGCGACTGATAATCTACGCAAAGGTGCGGCCTTGAACGCTGTGCAAATTGCTGAGCAAGTTTTGATAAAAAATCCGTGA
- a CDS encoding M1 family aminopeptidase: MIRFRVFIFFIILVSRTALGYIPNGFSPILLADGKYLSTSIYPARAESTHSYDVRHYKLQLTIPMTSGAYSAKARIKFVVREDNFDTFNLHCVNLVCDSVKRQGNSLTFISSAGRLKVNLDRIFNTGETCIVDIYYHREAGASNRGVYYYPRGTYPALMYTTTEPSDSRYWFPCFDENWDKAEEGCEIYVTVPDSFVVCSNGLLDSVISAAGQKTYYWRHSYPIATYLMTFTSSIYATYSHWYQINPLESLEIKYYIWRVDSARSHQAFQNVIDMVSFFVSRFGPYPFEKYGMNAVYPFIWGGMENQTMTMIHRSWLNGNDPGIAHELAHMWFGDQVTCFGWHNIWLNEGFATYSDALYMRHQQGEGYFQNVMTSRANSYFSEDNSMRFPIYDPPESQLFSWGHIYCKGSWVLHMLRYLLGDTIFDNPGVFFNGLRAYLDSFAYKNASTEDLKRILERVTNRDLDWFFDEWVYQAGYPQYYYAYQTESTGSPNQYRVIVRISQNNGALAPTAFHMPIQLYFTASGCDTLVVMPISNNPEVDTFILSFVPTQLVLDPKNWILKRSYLAIEELSNRGGVRLPYLIEKSPARSLITFNWTGRSPDDVEINIYDQSGKLVNRYKLSSTARTITIDKDRNHNKLRPGIYFIKITTKAAQFTEKVVLLP, translated from the coding sequence ATGATAAGATTCCGAGTCTTTATTTTTTTTATTATTTTAGTAAGTAGAACTGCGTTGGGGTATATTCCTAACGGTTTCTCACCGATATTACTAGCCGACGGTAAGTATCTTTCGACGTCAATTTATCCAGCACGAGCCGAATCGACCCATAGTTATGATGTGCGACACTATAAGTTACAATTAACCATACCGATGACTTCGGGTGCCTATAGTGCCAAGGCTCGAATAAAGTTTGTGGTCCGCGAGGATAATTTTGACACTTTTAATCTTCATTGTGTAAATTTGGTTTGTGATTCAGTTAAACGTCAGGGGAATAGTTTAACATTCATTAGTTCTGCTGGACGACTCAAAGTTAATTTAGATCGGATATTTAATACAGGTGAGACCTGTATTGTCGATATTTATTATCACCGGGAAGCCGGGGCAAGTAATCGGGGTGTGTATTATTATCCGCGAGGAACTTATCCGGCCCTGATGTATACGACCACTGAACCGTCTGACTCGCGGTATTGGTTTCCATGCTTTGACGAAAATTGGGACAAGGCTGAAGAAGGCTGTGAGATTTATGTCACGGTGCCGGATTCATTTGTGGTGTGCTCCAATGGTTTATTAGATAGCGTTATAAGTGCTGCAGGACAGAAGACCTATTATTGGCGACATAGTTATCCGATTGCTACTTATCTAATGACCTTTACCAGTTCAATTTATGCGACTTATTCTCACTGGTATCAGATTAATCCTTTAGAATCTTTAGAAATTAAATATTATATCTGGCGCGTCGACTCAGCTCGTTCTCATCAGGCTTTTCAGAATGTTATTGATATGGTGAGTTTCTTTGTAAGCCGTTTCGGTCCTTATCCGTTTGAGAAATATGGTATGAATGCCGTCTATCCATTTATCTGGGGTGGTATGGAGAATCAGACCATGACGATGATTCATCGCAGTTGGCTTAATGGCAACGATCCGGGTATTGCGCACGAGTTAGCCCATATGTGGTTTGGTGATCAGGTCACGTGTTTCGGCTGGCACAACATTTGGCTTAATGAGGGATTTGCTACTTATTCCGATGCTCTTTATATGCGCCATCAACAGGGTGAAGGCTATTTCCAAAATGTGATGACTTCTCGGGCTAATTCTTATTTTAGTGAAGACAATTCAATGCGATTTCCGATATACGATCCTCCGGAGAGCCAGCTGTTCTCTTGGGGACATATCTATTGTAAAGGCTCGTGGGTGCTTCATATGCTCCGCTATCTGCTGGGTGATACAATTTTTGATAATCCTGGGGTTTTCTTTAATGGACTTCGGGCTTACTTAGATTCTTTTGCCTATAAGAATGCATCTACAGAGGACTTAAAGCGCATCTTAGAAAGAGTTACCAATCGAGACTTAGATTGGTTTTTTGATGAGTGGGTCTATCAAGCTGGTTATCCCCAATACTATTATGCTTACCAAACTGAGTCAACCGGCAGTCCTAATCAATATCGGGTGATTGTCCGGATCTCGCAAAATAACGGTGCTTTAGCGCCTACTGCTTTTCATATGCCCATACAGCTTTATTTTACTGCTAGCGGTTGTGATACCTTGGTGGTGATGCCAATTAGTAATAATCCCGAAGTCGACACCTTTATACTATCTTTTGTGCCAACTCAGCTGGTGCTGGATCCGAAAAACTGGATTCTAAAGCGTAGTTATTTGGCCATAGAAGAGTTAAGTAATCGTGGCGGGGTGCGATTGCCTTATCTCATTGAAAAAAGTCCTGCTCGTTCCTTAATAACCTTCAATTGGACTGGACGTAGTCCTGACGATGTAGAAATTAATATCTATGATCAGTCTGGGAAGTTAGTAAATCGATATAAGTTATCGAGTACCGCTCGCACAATTACTATCGATAAGGACCGAAATCATAACAAGCTTAGGCCGGGTATATATTTTATAAAAATTACGACCAAGGCCGCGCAGTTTACTGAAAAAGTTGTGTTATTGCCGTAG
- a CDS encoding MFS transporter, producing the protein MLNVIILGITSLLTDISTEMVYPILPFFLSSLGAGPAILGVIEGIAESLASILKVFSGYFSDRIRRRKPLAIFGYGASTIGKFILYVANSWAFVLTARIVDRFGKGIRTAPRDALIADSTKRTERGYAYGLHRALDTLGAAIGVILACLLVKNLVANAYRAVFLYSLVPALLGVIILFAVREKNLMASSGLKKLNFSFRGLPTKLQLFLLASFLFSLGNSSNQFLILRAKTFGFSLPNVLLLYLSYNLIYGLFSFPLGRLSDKIGRRQIIVVGYLIYSLVYGLFAIANQAWAFWVLFGVYGLYSAFTEGIEKAYVSEIAPVELRGSVIGLHATLTGIGLLPASIIAGSLWQWFGFTAPFILGSAMGLFAAIMMFFVVIY; encoded by the coding sequence ATGCTTAATGTTATTATCTTAGGAATCACCAGTTTATTGACCGATATTTCGACTGAGATGGTCTATCCGATTCTGCCGTTTTTTCTCAGTAGTCTTGGAGCCGGTCCAGCTATTTTAGGTGTAATTGAAGGCATTGCCGAAAGTCTCGCCAGTATTCTTAAAGTATTCTCAGGCTATTTTTCCGACCGGATCCGACGCCGCAAACCATTGGCAATTTTTGGTTATGGGGCATCCACAATCGGTAAATTTATTCTGTATGTTGCCAACAGCTGGGCATTTGTATTAACCGCCCGGATTGTAGACCGATTCGGAAAAGGTATCAGAACCGCACCCCGGGATGCCCTAATTGCTGATAGTACTAAGCGCACCGAACGGGGTTATGCCTATGGTCTACATCGAGCCTTAGATACCTTAGGTGCCGCCATTGGTGTGATCCTGGCCTGTTTATTAGTTAAAAATCTTGTGGCCAATGCTTATCGGGCGGTATTTTTATATTCGTTAGTACCGGCTCTGCTTGGGGTAATAATTTTATTTGCGGTTCGGGAAAAAAATCTTATGGCTAGTAGTGGCTTAAAGAAACTAAATTTTTCGTTCCGCGGACTACCAACCAAACTACAACTATTTCTTCTGGCCAGTTTCTTGTTTTCCTTGGGTAATTCCTCAAATCAATTTCTGATTTTACGCGCTAAAACTTTTGGCTTTTCTTTGCCTAATGTGCTACTACTTTACCTGTCCTATAATTTGATCTATGGTCTATTTTCTTTCCCCTTAGGTCGATTATCCGATAAAATTGGTCGCCGCCAGATTATTGTGGTTGGCTATTTAATTTATAGTCTTGTGTACGGGCTATTCGCGATTGCCAATCAGGCCTGGGCTTTCTGGGTTCTTTTCGGCGTGTATGGGCTTTATAGTGCCTTTACCGAAGGTATTGAGAAGGCTTATGTATCCGAAATTGCTCCAGTCGAGTTGCGCGGCAGTGTGATCGGACTTCATGCCACCCTTACCGGTATCGGCTTACTACCAGCCTCTATTATCGCCGGGAGCTTATGGCAGTGGTTCGGATTTACCGCCCCGTTCATTTTAGGAAGTGCCATGGGATTATTTGCCGCTATCATGATGTTTTTCGTGGTTATATATTAG